A single genomic interval of bacterium harbors:
- a CDS encoding nucleoside triphosphate pyrophosphohydrolase yields the protein DTAARVPKNSAAAETAAGDLLFAAAAVAESLGADAELALRAAGNRYRARFGRLEALARERGTSLADCSPAELAALWREAREAR from the coding sequence CGACACGGCGGCGCGCGTCCCGAAGAACAGCGCGGCGGCGGAGACGGCGGCGGGCGACCTGCTCTTCGCCGCGGCGGCGGTGGCGGAGTCGCTCGGGGCGGATGCGGAACTCGCGCTGCGCGCGGCCGGCAACCGGTACCGGGCGCGCTTTGGACGGCTGGAAGCGCTGGCGCGCGAGCGCGGAACGTCGCTCGCGGACTGTTCCCCCGCCGAACTCGCGGCGCTGTGGCGCGAGGCGCGTGAGGCTCGATAA